The DNA region CTTTTCGGCATTTCCCCAACCGCCTACATCTACTTTTTTCTTTTCTAGGTCTTTATATACTTGGAAAAAGTGTTCAATCTCCTTTAGTCTATGTGGAGTTAAATCGAAAATATCGGTGCTATCATTCCATAAAGGGTCAGAAACTGGAACACAAATCAATTTTTCATCAGGACCCTTTTCATCTGTCATATGAAAAACGCCAATGGGTCTTACTTCCATAACCACCATTGGATAAGTAGGTTCTGTACCTAAAACCAAAACATCTAACGGATCTTTGTCTAACGCCAAAGTTTCTGGAATAAAACCATAATCACCAGGATACATCATTGAGGAGAATAACATTCTATCAAATCGTATTTTATTTAATACAAAATCGTATTCGTATTTATTTCTACTTCCTTTGGGTATTTCTATCAATACATCAAATGTGATGTTCTTTTTTGAACTCATTTTTTCTTTTTTTAAAATTTCGGGCAAAAGTAAGAAAATTGCCTCGCCCTACCTCAAAAAAAATTAAAGATTATAAATAGATTATTTTTTTTGAAGCTATA from Aureibaculum sp. 2308TA14-22 includes:
- a CDS encoding inorganic diphosphatase; translated protein: MSSKKNITFDVLIEIPKGSRNKYEYDFVLNKIRFDRMLFSSMMYPGDYGFIPETLALDKDPLDVLVLGTEPTYPMVVMEVRPIGVFHMTDEKGPDEKLICVPVSDPLWNDSTDIFDLTPHRLKEIEHFFQVYKDLEKKKVDVGGWGNAEKAVEIYHKCVERYEKSDHKKNRTFTI